The following are encoded in a window of Cyprinus carpio isolate SPL01 chromosome B18, ASM1834038v1, whole genome shotgun sequence genomic DNA:
- the aamdc gene encoding mth938 domain-containing protein: MSSPEIASLSWGHMKVKGCSASYKDCKVWPGGSRAWDWRETGTDHYPGVQPADLEEVLRTGVQTLVIGRGMSEALQVPPSTLDYVKKQGVDIRVFQTEQAVKEYNALVGQGAKVGGVFHSTC, from the exons ATGTCTTCTCCAGAAATTGCTTCTTTATCCTGGGGCCACATGAAGGTCAAAGGTTGCTCCGCATCCTACAAAGACTGTAAAGTGTGGCCTGGTGGCAGCCGAGCCTGGGACTGGCGTGAAACCGGCACAGAT CATTATCCAGGCGTCCAGCCGGCCGACCTGGAAGAGGTCCTGAGGACAGGAGTGCAGACGCTGGTCATTGGAAGAGGGATGAGTGAAGCTCTACAG gtGCCTCCATCCACCCTAGATTACGTGAAGAAGCAGGGTGTTGATATCAGGGTGTTTCAGACCGAGCAGGCCGTTAAAGAATATAATGCTCTGGTGGGACAGGGAGCTAAAGTCGGCGGGGTCTTCCACTCCACCTGCTAA